From one Fulvitalea axinellae genomic stretch:
- a CDS encoding energy transducer TonB — protein sequence METKKNPQYDVNGQRPFFLSLGLCLSLMFCITAFNWKDYGEKDLPTVTLEASMEDDEIIENTVIEKKQKPPQPIQQPKIEIVSEEEELPEIEVDFEVDFEEDDVVEEVEFVDEGDEEAEEAPFDIVEHQADFPGGIGKFYKFVKKNLKYPSQARRMGTEGKVYIQFVVERDGSLTNIKVMKPIGGGCDEEAIRVLKSSPRWNPGKQRGRPVRVRRVIPIVFKLS from the coding sequence ATGGAAACTAAGAAGAACCCGCAATATGACGTAAACGGCCAACGCCCATTTTTTTTGAGTCTTGGTTTATGCCTAAGCCTTATGTTCTGCATCACGGCATTTAACTGGAAAGATTACGGTGAGAAGGATTTGCCGACCGTAACGCTAGAGGCAAGTATGGAGGATGACGAAATAATTGAGAATACGGTTATAGAAAAGAAACAGAAGCCACCACAGCCTATCCAGCAACCCAAAATAGAGATAGTGTCCGAAGAAGAGGAGCTTCCGGAAATAGAAGTTGACTTCGAAGTTGATTTTGAGGAAGATGACGTGGTTGAGGAAGTTGAATTTGTGGATGAGGGCGATGAGGAAGCCGAAGAAGCTCCATTTGATATAGTTGAGCATCAGGCGGATTTTCCGGGCGGAATAGGCAAGTTCTACAAATTCGTGAAGAAGAATCTGAAATATCCGTCGCAAGCCAGGCGTATGGGTACGGAGGGAAAAGTTTATATCCAGTTTGTGGTGGAGCGTGACGGGAGTCTGACCAATATTAAAGTAATGAAACCTATTGGCGGAGGCTGTGACGAAGAAGCTATTCGGGTTTTGAAATCCTCTCCGCGTTGGAATCCGGGTAAACAGCGTGGCCGTCCAGTTAGGGTTAGAAGAGTTATTCCGATCGTTTTCAAACTAAGCTAG
- a CDS encoding energy transducer TonB, with the protein MKSLRFLLPILLFVPFFACTEENEQMSVDAKADPAVDVEINQKETPEEKFIAQPDSVFSMVQHQPVFEDGGLKGFYKVLSEKLEYPDDGRRNGIEGRVYISFVVEKDGSISDLQVVKSIGEEFTKATIVAVKEVGGGWIPGTINGKKVRTRMVVPVVFKLS; encoded by the coding sequence ATGAAAAGCCTGAGATTTTTGTTACCGATACTATTGTTTGTGCCTTTTTTCGCTTGTACAGAAGAGAATGAGCAGATGTCTGTGGATGCGAAAGCCGATCCTGCGGTGGATGTTGAGATTAATCAGAAGGAGACGCCGGAGGAGAAGTTTATCGCACAACCTGACAGCGTTTTTTCAATGGTGCAACATCAGCCAGTATTTGAGGACGGCGGGCTGAAAGGCTTTTACAAAGTGTTAAGCGAAAAACTTGAATATCCTGACGATGGTAGGCGAAACGGCATCGAAGGAAGGGTTTACATTTCGTTTGTGGTGGAAAAGGACGGTAGTATTTCTGATTTGCAAGTAGTGAAATCGATAGGCGAAGAATTCACAAAAGCGACAATTGTCGCTGTTAAGGAAGTGGGGGGAGGTTGGATTCCCGGAACTATAAACGGAAAGAAAGTTAGGACAAGAATGGTTGTTCCGGTCGTTTTTAAATTGAGTTGA
- the argG gene encoding argininosuccinate synthase yields MATPKKVVLAFSGGLDTSFCVKHLQEKGYEVLSAIVNTGGFDEAELKTIEEKAYKLGVNHHVALDETQNFYDNCVKYLIFGNVLKNNTYPLSVSAERVFQAKAIVDYANSVQADAIAHGSTGAGNDQVRFDLVFQIMAPNTEIITPIRDMQLSRQAEIDYLKEKGVEQDWSKAQYSINKGLWGTSVGGAETLTSHLTLPEDAYPSPLKKETPESITIEFENGEPVGLNGEKFASSVDVIQQLEKIASEFAVGRDVHVGDTIIGIKGRVGFEAAAPLILVKAHHLLEKHTLSKWQQHHKQTLSDWYGMALHEGQFFEPLMRDIENFLTSTQATVTGTVEVKLLPYRFEVVGIKSEFDLMNSEFGDYGEMNNAWSGEDVKGFTKILANPMKIWMATQKKANPTVTEA; encoded by the coding sequence ATGGCAACACCGAAAAAAGTAGTTTTGGCTTTCAGTGGCGGATTAGACACTTCTTTCTGCGTCAAGCATCTTCAGGAAAAAGGTTACGAAGTGCTTTCCGCTATCGTAAATACGGGCGGATTTGACGAGGCCGAGCTTAAAACCATTGAGGAAAAAGCCTACAAACTGGGCGTCAACCACCACGTTGCGCTTGATGAAACCCAGAACTTCTACGACAACTGCGTCAAATACCTGATTTTCGGTAATGTCCTCAAAAACAACACTTATCCTCTTTCGGTAAGCGCCGAGAGGGTTTTCCAGGCCAAAGCCATCGTAGACTACGCCAACTCGGTACAGGCCGACGCCATTGCGCACGGAAGTACTGGCGCCGGCAACGACCAGGTGCGTTTCGATTTGGTATTCCAGATTATGGCGCCAAACACGGAAATCATCACGCCTATCCGAGATATGCAGCTCTCGCGCCAAGCCGAGATCGACTACCTTAAGGAAAAAGGCGTGGAGCAGGATTGGTCAAAAGCCCAATACTCTATTAATAAAGGCCTCTGGGGAACCAGCGTGGGCGGTGCCGAGACTTTGACCTCTCACCTTACGCTTCCGGAAGACGCCTATCCTTCGCCATTGAAAAAGGAAACGCCTGAATCTATCACCATCGAATTTGAAAACGGTGAGCCTGTAGGCCTTAACGGAGAGAAATTCGCCTCTTCGGTGGACGTTATCCAACAGCTTGAAAAAATCGCCTCGGAATTCGCCGTAGGCCGCGACGTTCACGTGGGCGACACTATTATCGGTATCAAAGGCCGTGTAGGTTTCGAAGCTGCCGCGCCGCTGATTCTTGTGAAAGCCCATCATTTGCTTGAGAAGCACACGCTCTCGAAATGGCAACAACACCATAAACAAACCCTTTCCGACTGGTACGGAATGGCCCTTCACGAAGGCCAGTTCTTCGAGCCGCTTATGCGCGATATCGAAAACTTCCTGACCAGCACGCAAGCCACCGTAACGGGTACCGTGGAAGTGAAACTCCTGCCTTACCGCTTCGAAGTTGTGGGTATCAAATCTGAATTTGACCTCATGAACTCGGAATTCGGCGACTACGGCGAGATGAACAACGCCTGGAGCGGAGAAGACGTGAAAGGCTTTACGAAGATTTTGGCCAATCCGATGAAAATCTGGATGGCTACACAGAAAAAGGCGAATCCCACCGTCACGGAAGCCTGA
- a CDS encoding M20 family metallo-hydrolase: protein METTSPDIVALRDKAVGLLEKLLATPSLSRSEDKTAPILKEFLESEGFEYKTKGNNVWAESENHLPGAPVILLNSHHDTVKPATDWTKEPFAATYEGEKLYGLGSNDAGASLVSLATVFATLAKSETTLPYKLIFASTAEEEISGPNGVASVLPELPTPDLGIVGEPTKCQMAVAEKGLIVIDATAEGVAGHAAREEGINAIYKAMTDIEWLATYTFPKMSETLGPVKVSVTQIEAGSQHNVVPDRCSFVIDVRTTDRYTNEEIVEIIDQNTRSVIKPRSCRLNSSGLPADHPAVLKAEAMGLERFGSPTLSDQALMSFPTVKIGPGDSARSHTADEYILVSEIEQGIRTYLELLDGLKL from the coding sequence ATGGAAACCACTAGCCCAGATATCGTAGCCCTTCGGGACAAGGCTGTCGGCCTTTTGGAAAAATTGCTTGCCACGCCTTCCCTTTCAAGATCGGAAGACAAAACGGCGCCGATACTAAAGGAATTCCTGGAATCCGAAGGCTTCGAATACAAAACCAAAGGCAATAACGTGTGGGCCGAGAGCGAAAACCACCTTCCCGGCGCCCCGGTAATCCTTCTCAATTCGCATCACGATACGGTAAAACCGGCTACTGACTGGACCAAGGAGCCATTCGCCGCCACTTACGAAGGCGAAAAGCTTTACGGACTCGGCTCCAACGACGCAGGCGCTTCGTTGGTCAGCTTGGCTACAGTATTCGCCACTTTGGCAAAAAGCGAAACCACTTTACCCTATAAACTTATATTCGCCAGTACGGCCGAGGAAGAAATCTCCGGACCGAACGGCGTAGCCTCGGTCCTGCCGGAACTCCCGACTCCCGATTTGGGAATAGTCGGAGAGCCTACCAAATGCCAGATGGCGGTAGCCGAAAAAGGCCTGATAGTCATTGACGCGACAGCCGAAGGCGTAGCCGGACACGCGGCGCGCGAAGAGGGCATAAACGCCATTTACAAGGCCATGACGGACATCGAATGGCTGGCGACATACACTTTCCCGAAAATGTCCGAAACCCTCGGACCGGTTAAGGTAAGCGTTACTCAGATAGAAGCCGGATCACAGCATAACGTCGTGCCTGACCGTTGCTCCTTCGTGATTGACGTACGCACCACGGACCGCTACACCAACGAGGAAATCGTAGAGATTATAGACCAAAACACAAGATCCGTCATTAAGCCGAGATCTTGCAGGCTCAACTCGTCAGGCCTACCGGCAGACCACCCCGCCGTCCTAAAAGCGGAGGCAATGGGATTGGAAAGATTCGGGTCGCCGACGCTTTCTGACCAAGCGCTAATGTCGTTCCCGACAGTAAAAATCGGGCCCGGCGACTCGGCCCGGTCACACACCGCCGACGAGTATATTTTAGTCAGCGAAATAGAGCAAGGAATCAGGACATACCTTGAACTGCTCGACGGATTAAAATTGTGA
- the argH gene encoding argininosuccinate lyase, whose product MKLWSKGFDIDKRIETFTVGNDRKLDHKIAWFDVAGSLAHITMLESVGLLPAEDLKALKSEMGKILSEIESGEFKIGESFEDVHSYVEYVLTERVGEAGKKIHSGRSRNDQVLVDIHLYLRHEIQEIMESASALIDKLSSLSEKFKNHLLPGYTHLQVAMPSSFGLWFGAYAESLVDDLYLFEAAYKVADQNPLGSAAGYGSSFPLNRTMTTELLGFSDMKYNVVAAQMSRGKSERALSMAMATMGQTLSKMAMDVCLYMSQNFGFISFPDELTTGSSIMPHKKNPDVFELIRGKCNQLQALPVELGYIISNLPSGYHRDLQLLKETLFPGIDRLKDCLDILTFMIDKAVITENILEDEKYKYVFSVEELNKVVLGGMPFREAYKKIGKDIAEGNFKPATEVRHTHEGSVGNLCTENILKKKSKILEEMDFAKADKALKTLTQI is encoded by the coding sequence ATGAAACTCTGGAGCAAAGGATTTGATATAGATAAGCGGATTGAGACTTTCACCGTAGGCAACGACCGCAAACTTGACCACAAAATAGCCTGGTTTGACGTAGCCGGATCTCTGGCGCATATTACAATGCTGGAAAGCGTAGGCCTTCTTCCCGCCGAAGACCTCAAAGCGTTGAAAAGCGAAATGGGCAAGATCCTTTCGGAAATCGAAAGCGGCGAGTTCAAAATCGGCGAAAGCTTCGAAGACGTGCATTCTTACGTGGAATACGTTCTGACCGAACGCGTTGGAGAAGCCGGTAAGAAAATCCACTCGGGCCGTTCGCGTAACGACCAGGTTTTGGTTGATATTCACCTCTATCTGCGCCACGAGATTCAGGAAATCATGGAATCGGCCTCGGCGCTGATCGACAAGCTCTCTTCGCTTAGCGAGAAGTTCAAAAACCATCTCCTGCCGGGTTATACGCACCTTCAGGTCGCTATGCCTTCATCGTTTGGCCTTTGGTTTGGCGCCTACGCCGAAAGCCTTGTCGACGATCTGTATCTGTTCGAAGCCGCTTACAAAGTAGCCGACCAGAATCCTTTGGGATCCGCCGCAGGTTACGGCTCCTCATTCCCGCTCAACCGTACCATGACCACCGAATTGCTCGGTTTTTCGGATATGAAATATAACGTTGTGGCCGCTCAGATGAGCCGTGGAAAGTCCGAAAGAGCGCTATCGATGGCGATGGCCACAATGGGCCAAACGCTCTCGAAAATGGCCATGGATGTGTGCTTGTATATGAGCCAAAACTTCGGTTTTATCAGCTTCCCCGACGAGTTGACTACCGGGTCCAGCATTATGCCTCACAAAAAGAATCCGGATGTTTTCGAACTGATTCGTGGCAAGTGCAACCAGCTTCAGGCGCTTCCTGTCGAGTTGGGTTATATTATCTCCAACCTTCCATCAGGCTACCACCGTGATTTGCAGTTGCTCAAAGAGACGCTTTTCCCCGGTATCGACCGCCTAAAAGATTGCCTCGATATCCTGACGTTTATGATCGACAAAGCGGTTATTACCGAAAACATTCTCGAAGACGAGAAATACAAATACGTATTCAGCGTGGAAGAGCTTAACAAGGTGGTTCTTGGAGGAATGCCTTTCCGCGAAGCGTATAAAAAAATCGGAAAAGACATTGCCGAAGGAAATTTCAAACCCGCTACCGAGGTTCGCCACACACACGAGGGTAGCGTAGGTAACCTTTGCACTGAGAATATCCTGAAAAAGAAAAGCAAGATCCTCGAAGAAATGGATTTCGCGAAAGCGGATAAAGCTTTAAAGACTTTAACTCAAATCTAA
- a CDS encoding MBG domain-containing protein: MSFAQTHLPAYFSAFEDGMLDGWTSSPLQTRRGSADQVGRRFMLFKNQDDFLSYSFEGSAASISFKYRSYGKWRRNQLLVYESKDGKNWRTVRRVVSGDKKWRGSGELPLRKESRFVKIMFDKDQNPVGIDAVHIKERKRELPEVWLEVSPTQLKEKQEPSFFLAVKTSVPVSETSWVSLTYDGLTEDDFGAHQFPKLVYMQRGESDRRFVLKIKDDDKKEGNKRCTFRIFAHSDNLRRGVQASREITVIDDDSVSLRHISIKNRIQPFGAVRAGEVSDAQFYVVSARGLNKPLEVVAPEHFQLGLSAKGRFFSKVSLRPVDGRVAGTRIYVRFTPKIPVAGRIEARIEHRTESESESVPLSAVALDAREVMLKEDFSEGIFPKGWESYNESGQGHWGISERKNGFGMVMKGANKSERDWLISPEVDLDAYEYEMLTFLTGDTFDPNNQEVWFSNDGITSLSGKVWTKLKTDQVVPADSGMLKVSLDLSAYRGKARLAFVGSGNSPEDFIIEEVLLKGTNKPNFGGKKNTVPRQITKLAFVERGAKGRPISYRFKTNDTGFVELEANGPFEVSEDGRSWNKALLVHVSEATSGKIRVRFAPEKDYYDPVMGSIRHTTDRAGSVYVALESEPNPLKWNDTHLETVTWQFGDVLTEMAEPKKRRALDRIASYLDKLEADVIALQHVPGQEAFDYLVEKMNKVGGKKKYGGKLSDKYSLYWIESTTFKNRRSGFIYRNGTIKNPKFKALFSEVFDENRELESYPGQKGKKLWEYGQLPFILSADVNIGESQYSASFVNVQAVTGENDDKNRLTDFRMMLDTLERYYPYNPRVVMGNFQETMIPGKSLYESLEKRKEDKVLTQNLSGTYHLLAKGDLTKDFMYATSSRVSLDSLEDVTVHPVVVGTFRPSRRRKQQLRFRSKREFQYGEELSLKATSDAKLPVRFRVLRGKGEISGGKMKAYGAGDIVLQLLQKGDKRRQGCSKLITLNVDKAPLKVSAKDAVKNYGHTNPSFRVRYDGFVNDDGPEDLDGHLHFRVLAREFIRPSGLQSEDYDISYADGRLKVNVVPLTVTVRDTVRMKDDPLPDFKVDYEGFVNGDGPEVLEGKLEFKVKRGEVFASGLTSAYYVINYVPGVLHTVHANPDDLASFLSFEPNPAKDELVFSLKEYGEVDVVFYNIAGKEEMSVTVRDGEVIDISELPSGMYLLMVKVDGKNVAVKKLNVYKEI, encoded by the coding sequence ATGTCGTTTGCGCAGACGCACCTACCCGCATACTTTTCCGCTTTTGAGGATGGAATGTTGGACGGATGGACATCAAGTCCGTTGCAGACTCGCCGTGGAAGTGCGGACCAAGTGGGGCGCCGGTTTATGCTGTTCAAAAATCAGGACGATTTCTTATCCTACAGTTTTGAAGGTTCGGCGGCGTCAATAAGTTTTAAATATAGAAGTTACGGCAAATGGCGTCGAAACCAGTTGTTGGTCTACGAGTCGAAAGACGGAAAAAACTGGCGGACGGTACGCCGGGTAGTGTCTGGTGATAAGAAGTGGAGAGGCTCAGGCGAACTGCCTTTGAGAAAAGAAAGTCGCTTTGTCAAAATCATGTTTGACAAGGACCAGAACCCAGTTGGAATAGACGCTGTACACATTAAAGAGCGCAAGCGAGAGTTACCGGAGGTTTGGCTTGAAGTATCGCCGACGCAACTTAAGGAAAAACAAGAGCCTTCTTTTTTTCTTGCCGTAAAGACTTCTGTTCCCGTTTCGGAGACGTCTTGGGTTTCCCTGACTTATGACGGACTAACGGAAGATGACTTCGGTGCGCATCAATTCCCCAAGCTTGTATATATGCAACGCGGGGAAAGTGATCGTCGATTTGTGCTGAAAATTAAAGACGACGACAAAAAGGAAGGCAACAAGCGATGTACGTTTCGGATTTTTGCCCATTCAGATAATTTAAGAAGAGGAGTCCAGGCTTCCAGAGAAATAACGGTAATTGACGACGATAGCGTTAGCCTTCGTCATATCAGCATCAAAAACCGAATTCAGCCGTTTGGTGCGGTTCGAGCGGGTGAAGTTTCCGACGCCCAATTTTATGTCGTGAGTGCGAGGGGGCTTAATAAGCCTCTTGAGGTAGTAGCGCCAGAACATTTTCAGTTGGGACTTTCCGCCAAAGGCAGATTCTTTTCAAAAGTTTCCCTTCGTCCGGTTGACGGACGTGTTGCCGGCACTCGGATTTATGTACGGTTTACTCCCAAGATTCCTGTCGCAGGCCGAATAGAAGCTCGGATTGAGCACCGCACCGAGAGCGAATCCGAATCTGTGCCGTTGTCTGCCGTGGCGCTAGACGCTCGTGAAGTCATGCTGAAAGAGGATTTTTCCGAAGGTATTTTCCCTAAAGGTTGGGAATCGTATAATGAATCGGGGCAAGGGCATTGGGGTATAAGCGAGCGAAAGAACGGATTTGGGATGGTGATGAAAGGCGCTAATAAATCCGAAAGGGATTGGCTGATTTCGCCGGAAGTCGATCTGGACGCTTACGAATACGAAATGCTTACTTTTTTGACTGGCGATACTTTCGATCCGAACAATCAGGAAGTCTGGTTTTCGAATGACGGGATAACCTCGTTGTCTGGTAAAGTCTGGACTAAACTAAAGACCGACCAAGTGGTCCCGGCCGATAGCGGGATGCTCAAAGTCAGTTTGGATTTGTCAGCGTATAGGGGAAAAGCTCGTCTGGCTTTTGTCGGGTCCGGCAATTCACCTGAGGATTTCATTATAGAGGAAGTATTACTTAAGGGAACCAACAAGCCGAACTTTGGAGGAAAGAAAAATACTGTGCCGCGGCAAATCACCAAATTGGCTTTTGTAGAGCGTGGAGCGAAAGGCCGTCCGATATCTTACCGCTTCAAGACCAATGATACCGGTTTTGTGGAACTAGAAGCAAACGGTCCCTTTGAAGTGTCTGAAGACGGCCGTTCTTGGAACAAGGCATTGCTGGTTCATGTCTCAGAGGCAACCTCTGGAAAAATCAGAGTGAGATTTGCTCCTGAGAAAGATTATTACGATCCGGTAATGGGATCGATTAGGCATACAACGGACAGGGCTGGTTCTGTTTACGTGGCTTTGGAAAGCGAACCGAACCCGTTAAAATGGAATGATACGCACCTTGAAACGGTAACATGGCAATTCGGAGATGTGCTAACCGAAATGGCGGAACCGAAAAAACGTCGCGCTCTTGACCGTATCGCCTCATATCTGGATAAACTTGAGGCTGATGTAATAGCGTTGCAACACGTTCCTGGACAAGAGGCTTTCGATTATTTGGTCGAAAAAATGAACAAGGTCGGTGGCAAGAAAAAATACGGGGGAAAGCTATCCGACAAGTATTCGCTTTATTGGATCGAATCGACAACGTTTAAAAACAGGCGTTCGGGCTTTATCTATAGAAACGGAACAATCAAAAACCCGAAGTTCAAGGCGCTGTTTTCCGAAGTTTTTGATGAAAATCGAGAGCTGGAATCTTATCCGGGCCAAAAAGGGAAGAAGCTGTGGGAGTACGGACAATTACCTTTTATCCTATCCGCTGACGTGAATATTGGCGAGTCCCAATACTCGGCAAGCTTTGTGAACGTGCAGGCCGTTACCGGAGAGAATGATGATAAGAACCGTCTGACGGACTTTAGGATGATGCTTGATACCTTGGAAAGGTATTATCCGTATAACCCGAGAGTGGTGATGGGCAATTTCCAAGAAACGATGATTCCGGGAAAATCGCTTTACGAATCATTGGAGAAACGAAAAGAAGATAAGGTTCTGACCCAAAACCTTTCGGGAACATATCACCTCTTGGCCAAAGGCGATTTGACCAAAGACTTTATGTACGCCACATCGTCAAGGGTTAGTTTGGATTCGCTCGAAGATGTAACGGTTCACCCCGTTGTGGTAGGAACGTTCAGGCCTTCCCGCAGGCGTAAGCAACAACTTCGTTTCCGTTCCAAACGTGAGTTCCAGTATGGCGAAGAACTTTCTCTTAAAGCCACCTCTGACGCAAAACTTCCCGTTCGTTTCAGAGTGTTGAGGGGCAAAGGGGAAATATCCGGCGGAAAGATGAAGGCGTACGGAGCAGGTGACATTGTTCTGCAACTGTTGCAAAAAGGCGATAAGAGACGTCAAGGCTGTTCAAAACTTATAACGCTAAATGTAGACAAAGCACCATTGAAAGTGAGCGCAAAGGATGCGGTAAAGAATTACGGGCACACAAACCCTTCCTTCCGTGTTCGTTACGATGGCTTTGTCAATGACGACGGTCCAGAAGATCTGGACGGACATCTGCATTTTAGGGTTCTGGCCAGAGAATTTATCAGGCCGTCCGGGCTTCAGTCAGAAGATTATGACATATCGTATGCGGACGGGCGCCTGAAAGTGAACGTAGTTCCTCTTACCGTTACGGTGAGGGATACCGTACGGATGAAAGACGATCCGCTACCGGATTTTAAAGTCGATTACGAAGGCTTTGTAAATGGTGACGGCCCCGAAGTTTTGGAAGGAAAACTGGAATTCAAAGTCAAAAGAGGAGAAGTATTCGCTTCTGGACTTACTTCGGCTTATTACGTGATCAATTACGTTCCGGGCGTATTGCATACGGTGCACGCAAATCCTGACGATTTGGCCTCTTTCCTTAGTTTTGAGCCGAATCCGGCTAAGGACGAACTTGTATTTTCCCTTAAGGAATACGGCGAGGTAGATGTAGTCTTCTATAATATCGCCGGTAAAGAGGAAATGAGTGTTACCGTACGGGACGGGGAAGTAATAGACATTAGCGAATTGCCGTCCGGAATGTATCTCTTAATGGTAAAAGTGGATGGTAAAAACGTTGCGGTTAAGAAGTTGAATGTTTACAAAGAGATTTGA